The genomic stretch CAAATCTTACAAAATCCTGGAAGGTTTTGGTAATGGTGTTGATAATTTCAGGGAAATTAATCAAATACCTATtgattttaaagtgtattttattcAATAGTTTTGGTATCTTGCCATGGAAGATACTAGCCCAGCCTAGCAGAAAAGTGCAATATGTATAGCAtactttgacattttaaaagttatattaatTCCATAACCATTTTGAAATGCTgggcaaatgttaaaaaaaatcctatatgAAATTATCTGCATTTAATTCAATTAATCAGGCATTTTGAAGGCTAATTGGATAAAACACCATAATATGGTTGAAATTTGGtaacattttaatgttatttttactcTACTGTGAAAAGTTTTTTATATGACATACACACcctagtttatttttgtgtctcagTGTGGACTTACAAATTTACTACAGGTATCCTGAGCCAGGAACACAATCAGGTTTCAGGCCAGTTTGATACTGGCTATTCTTAATTCTCATATGAGTAGGACTTCAGACTAAATGTTACGTCAGTGGGACTGTGCTGTCTGTGGAACTTAATAAATTACAAGATCATTTTCTTCAGACTTGAAGGagagtaataaataaaatttggagtCATAGGATATTGATGTACAATTTAcggattaaaattttttataaatcaaTTGTGAACAATggataattaaattaaatgttgaCTTCCTAGTATAAAACTgcaagaataaaaagtaaattctccAGCTCTGCTGACTAGTGTCTTGAATTTATCTTTTTCAATCTGCGTTATGTTATTTTCTGAAAGTCCTTCTTCCTTTGGATAAGTATTAAAGTCTTCTATAGTTTAGCAAGTGGATAATTTCAAATGGTTTATAAACAGATTTACAGAGTTCTACTTCCTTGTGGAGAGTATCAGATAAATTGGAAAGAGAGATTATAAAGTCAGTACCAATGACAAACATAAGTCTCCTACGCTTAtgacataaacaaaagctctccTCAGGTCTGAAGGAATTAAGGTTGGGCTTGGGGTGGAAGGGCAGAGTGAATATATATCATCATCATTGATTTAACCCTAATTTTTCCTTTAagcttacatatatattttaaaaaatttgattttgaaaatatgtatgCCTTGTAGTGGTTTTCAGCTTTTTattgtataaaatttaaaacaacatatACGAGAGTAGACAGAATAGTGTAATGAGCCTCCATGTTCCTATCAAATCCAAAATACCATTTTGTCCATAATTATTTCAGTATGTGATCCTAAAAGATAATGGCTCTTAAAAAAGATAAAGGTCTTATTGTATCTAAAAGAGAATTagtcaaaataattttgtaatatcaAATACCCAGTGTTCACATTTTCAGTTACTTCATTAATATCATAAAAAGTTGTTAAATCTCATTTCAGTTATCTCATTAATATcataaaaaattgttaaataattCTACTCAGGATCTAAAGACCACACATTGCAATTCATTAATaaatcctttaaatatttttaaattcatggattcctcctttatttcatttaaaaaattcccctTTTGGTTTGCTTGTACACTTAAGTTTCCCACCACATGTATTTTGCTGACGTATCCTTGAGGTGCTACTTAACATCTTAATATGTAcctttcttctctgtatttctatAAATAAGTAATTGAATCCAAAGACTTGATGAGGTTCaggctcaatttttttttcctttatagacTACTGTATAAAGTATCTTTAATCAGGAGGCATATAATGGCTGGTTGTCTATTCCTGTGATTTAGTAGCCTTGGTGATGTTTTTAAAGATCAAATATTACCACAGGCTGCACTGTCCAGTGTGAcagtcactagccacatgtggctattgagcattcAAAATGTGGCCAGTCTAAATTGAAGTGTGCTGTAAATgtaaaaatacacactggatttcaaacacttggtacaaaacaaaaaaatgtaaaatgtctaaTTTGTTTATAATGATTACATGTCTTAAATGATTTTTCAGATACACAGGAGTAAATAAAACCCTATTAAAATTGACTTCacctcttttacttttttaaatgtaagaaaattaaagacCACATAATGGCTCGCATCATAATTCTCTTAGCGTTGCTGTAAGACATAAAGAAAATGTTAGGTCTCAGCCCCATTTTCCCTCTCATTCCGCTCCACAGAGCAACTTTCAGACATTTCTCTGCTGTTGTGTTCCTTCCACATTTCCAAGTAACAAGCTTATAATtacagcatttattgagcactcagtATGTGACAAGTATGTTCTAAGCTCTCTACATTATGAAGTCATTTAATTATCAGAAcaatcattttacagatgaggaaactcaggaacagaaagttaaataacttacccaatCACAAGTAAATGACAAGAGCTTGGATTAGATTCTTATTAAAACCTGGGCAGCGGGGTTCCAGGGCCCAGGCTTACCACTTTACCATCCTGCCTCTTCTGCTTACtctccagtttcttttttctttccgtttgatttttttcttcaattgtaAGTATTATCTATTAAATTCCTGCTATGGAAGATGAAGATTTCACTTTCTCATACACCTACTCTCCACTTCCAACTCCCATCCCATCCTCCAACTCCCTGTGCCCAACCCATTCTACACTGGGACTTGTGTTCCCATGATCGGCCCAATTAATTGTATAATTCTTGTGAAACATATTCAGTATATATTAAGTTTACATAGAAAATGTGTTCTCTAGTATTTCTTTTAGAAGAAGTTTTTTGCTTTCTGGAAGTATTAATTGCCTTGCAATTTGCTCAATTTACTTTATatcttttattaatttatcaCCAGAATTACTATTTTCACTTATTCCACAGATCACTCACAGGGAGACATTCCTCCTTGActctttcatctttttgtttaGGTATCCAAGTTACagggaatccttttttttttctttgcttatttatgCCTTTGTTTTAATGGCGTACATCCTCTAGCTTCTTGAGAAAAGGTGCATtgaaggtttctttttcttttaaggagcACCTTGTTTGTGTATGAGAATGCAATTTGTTATCATTCTAAGGATAATAATTTAGggttttttgctttaaaatttttctttactcCCTGCATTTACATTCTTTCCTTgaagttcctttttttctgtttggtttgatCAGAGTTTTGAAGTGAGAATCATGCTTTGTCTCAGGATACTTCACActtgagaggcagagagaaagctATCTGAAGGCTTCTGTCCAAGAGTAGGACTTTTCAGTGGTGAGCTTCACAGTAGTATAAGGGAGCAACAGAACTTTTTTATGACCCATCCCTCCCAACCCCAAAATCATTCTGAAGTTTTTTGCTTTGGGATGGGTCAGTTTTTCTGGAGAGGAAGCGTCTAGCTTTCTATCAGAGGTGGTAGGAGCTGGGCTGTCAGAGTTTTGGAGGTGAGTGAGGTCGGGAGGGTAGGTATATCATTGTTCAGTACTTGGAGTTTCACTTTATCTTCCTGTTTTCTGTAAGGCATCTCGCTGCCATTCCTGAACCCAGGTGTTTAACTGGAAGTTTCACCagccttctttatccattaatgtTAAGTGAATACAAACAGCAACCCCAAATATCAACTACCAATAAGCAAATACCATTTTGTACTGATTAACACCATAACACTAATAACACAGTATGAAATACTTGATGTGCATTATCTGACTTAATCTTCAGAACAGTACTATCAGGTAGGAACTGTTGCCTACACATGGATACACTTTAACCAGAGTCTactattataatttattaaaatttctctcctttttccttcttatcCTTGCTCTTGTTAAAACTTACAGTACTGAGAAGAGATGGTGGCAAAATTACATTTTTCCATTAATAAACTGAAGCCCTTTTAGACAGAAATAAGTCTTCCTGGACGGTGGGAGAAGCATTCAATTTTCCAATTTGTCTTCAATATAAATTTCTCACAGATTAGCTGCTGGTCCTTCCTCTGTCCAATATTTCTATGGCATAAACATACTAGACAGCAAAATGGTGCATTATCATAGAATCCGAGAGGCCTCACAGATTATAAGGCAGGTAAGAAATGTACAATGAAAAAGAAGGGAACTTGAGACACTTTGTTCAGAACCTGAGGCTGTGCACTGTTGCCACTTTTTCTAGGACATCCtcctccattaagaaaataatgtatagcacctataatatttaaaaacataatctgACTAGTCTACATTTCTAAAACTTTTGATCTCCTCTTGCATTACCAGATTAAAACTGATACATTCAATTCCCATGATTGAAATAAAATAGCCACCTGTTAATGATGTATTAAATCATATgctattttttcacattttgaggCATCTGATACCAGACTTTGGTAATGGTTTTACTCTTAAGTCAGTAAAAGTCAGTGCAgtttcagatatataatttgttaaatttttatttaagaatacCAAATAAAATCATTCGTAAATTTGATCtgatatagaaaacaaatcatTCTAATTAATTTGTTAATCCTTTGCTTTTTCCAAAAGATACAAGTATAATTATATTTGGGTAAATAAGATACATTataagttttttctttaaaaaagtaccAGGAATCCAAAGGTATTATAATTGTACAATCTGGTTTACGTGTCTCCAACTAAGGATACCGAGTTCCTATCCCAAACatataaaaggtaaaaataagTATTCATTTACCCACTAAACatgctaaataaaatgttaaccaTACTGTTACAACCTCCTGTGTTCTTGTCGCAAAGGAAACCATTCTGAATTTGGTATTTATTATTCTCATACTTTATACTTATactatgtgtacatacatacacatgcatatataggTATAAACTAAATACATAATATATGGTATTATTGTGCATATACTGTACTGTATATGTTTCCATAGTTTGCCTTTTCTCACAACATTGTAGGAATCATCCATATTAATATGTGTaccttatttatttcatttgtattaatTATCTCATCAGTTGTGTCTAATCTGTTAAACCCATCTACCATCTACTgggttttaaatttcagttactgTGCACTAGTGTACTAACAAGCAAAATGTAGGACTTAACATTCCAAAGGAATATACTCATGCTAGTGggaatcatttatatttaaacatttttctattttcattattctatttttattttcattattttaattgagatataattacagataatgtatattttttaagtgtTCACGTCAATGAGTCTTGATAAATGTATATGCCTATGTACCAATACCTCAATCAAGATACAGAGCACTTCCATCACCCTAGAAAttttcttccttgccttttccagttaaTCTCCTTCCCTCCACAGAAGCAACCACTGTTCTGAGTACTATGCCCATGGatcatattcattttttaaattgcaaattatATCACTGCCATGCTGGTCACCTCTTTGATGAAGAGTACAGTACAGAAGCTATTCTAACACAAATAGTCACATGTTATGTTTAGGTAGCAAAAGAATTCAAGTCTTTTGGAATACTATTGAACTATACtaagctatttaaaaattaattcctagAGTCCCAACCCTTATATTTCCACGGTAAACCACATGCATTACCTCAATCCTCAACAGCCTTTGGAAGAGGGCAGGGGGAAGTGGGAttctcaatttacagatgagaaaaagatTCAACAAATTAACTGACTTATACAAAATCCCCTTCCCATTAATCAGTGGTGCCACGGCTactttcttattcttttgtttcttccaCTATCCTGGGCTGCATGTACACAAGGAAAGGGCCAGCTTGTATTCCAAAATTCAATGTCcttgtttcttctctgaaaaTTCATAGGTTGCCCACTCCTTCCATCCTCCAGCATAATTTTGAGCACTAAAAACGTACATCAAATAATTAGTGctataaacattttctcctgctTTATAGCACAAGGTTGACAGGAACTTTAGAGATTTAGAGAGGCAGTGGCTTTTCACCATACTACTTAGACTTTAGGACTGTTTAAAAGATTGTAGGATGGTAAGTAGAGACTCCTAGTCTCGTTATTCTGCCGCTACCAACACAGTAATTATAAGAAATTCTTCAGTAGACCAATAAAAATATACCTGTGAAACAGTGCAATACACATTCTTAAGCCCATTTTTATACTTCATCTACACACCTGTTAAAGCCCAGAGATAATGCTGTGTCCAGAGCCTTCTTGCTTCTCACTCCGGCTAAACAAGAAAACACTAGACTGTCAGATTTGGATGGCTTTACTTCATTGTACTTCTCTTTGAAGTCTTTTGGGTTCATCTGTAGAGCTTCACCTACCTCATCCACTGCAAGAAACATGTTAAGAATTTCAATTAAATGTTAGATACAGTACATTACTGgatatgtatttttctaatgaatCAGGTTAAGGCACATGTCACTTACGTGGTATATTGACAGACCCGGGGATTTTTCCATACTCAAGAATTTCCCATGTCTCTCTAACATCaattaacataattttttttgaattcAAGAGTTTTTTAAGTTCCATATAAGTGACATCTTTACAAATAGCAGTACAAAAATTGTGGCAGCTTCCTTTTATTGACTTTAaacctggaaagaataaaataacttagttaccttaaaaatgacttttaaaaagagtCGGTCACAGGAATCTTCCCTTTTGTTCCAGTTAGCTAACCAGATTAATCCTTTGACTTTACTGAACTGTGTGATCGATATATGTATTTTGTACATGGCCTGACTGAACAGTAAGGTACAGCTCTGTCCTCCTGCCCTGCACACTTATGGCTGGTCTTGTGCAGAGTCCATATTGTGCTCTCTCCAAGCCCTTTAATTGGGAGCAGTTTGAAAATACACATGCAGCATTTGGTAACTGAATCTTGCAAATGATTTGTAAATCTTACCCTAATCAAAGTTTTTCCTGTGTAGTAGAGTCACATCAAATTGACACTTAACTTTCTCTAATTCAGCAAAGGTGGGCgggctggggggaagggagaaCAGGAGGAGCAACTGGTAAGTCTGGATTTCCTGCCTTCCCATTCAGTAAGCAAAAGCCTGAAGCAAGCATGGTCCCTTGAGAGTCTCAGCTCCCCCAAGCCTCTCACAGTATGAGCCTGTACTCCACACTAATTATTTAAagctattgtgtgtgtgtgtgtgtgtgtgtgtgtgtgtgtgtgtacacaacaCGGCCTCTACTTGTAAATGAACCACTTCATCGGTGctcaaccaaagaaacaaaagaaaaactggctGTTTGGGATTCCTGAGagatgatgtgtggtttccttgAGGGATTTTCAAAGGTAATACAGACTATGCCTAATTTTCACCTTTTGAGCTTAACTTTGAATGAACTCCAATTTTGCTGTTTCCACACTGGTAAATCCAACCTCACCAGGTTACTCCCTTCAGCCTACATTACAGGTGACAGTCCAAGATTCCTATAAGTTCTATAATGTCCTTCAACCCACCTTACCAACGTAATTTACCAAACTTCCTCCATTCTTCTCTGCCCCAGTTATCCTACCCTCCAGCTACACCAAAAGTACACATGTGCTCTAACCTCATTTTTATAGTGGAAAGAACAGGGATTTTAGAGTCAGATAAACcgaggttcaaatcctggcttgcCCATTTAGCTCTGTGACCCTCAGCAGATGACTTAAACTATCTGGGAGTTTGTTTCTTacttgcaaaatgggaataatattatTTAGCTTTTTGAATTGCTGTGAAGTTTAAATAATCTATACAGTGAACAATGAATATCTTCACCGTTCCTTAAGCACACT from Camelus bactrianus isolate YW-2024 breed Bactrian camel chromosome 8, ASM4877302v1, whole genome shotgun sequence encodes the following:
- the LOC105063764 gene encoding thiosulfate sulfurtransferase/rhodanese-like domain-containing protein 3, which encodes MVLPRFLLLPSARRVILASAEAALWGLKSIKGSCHNFCTAICKDVTYMELKKLLNSKKIMLIDVRETWEILEYGKIPGSVNIPLDEVGEALQMNPKDFKEKYNEVKPSKSDSLVFSCLAGVRSKKALDTALSLGFNSAQNYAGGWKEWATYEFSEKKQGH